The following are from one region of the Gammaproteobacteria bacterium genome:
- a CDS encoding glycosyltransferase family 2 protein: protein MSESIAVSIDVVIPVYNAPELTKRCIDSVVTHLGRSIGTLFIQDDASNTETREMLDGLSYQQLHVHHAPENQGYGRSVNAAVARSRADLVLVLNSDTEVRENFLPLLCMAFAADPKLAVINPVFDNFFRYKVERYQRQAGGYITTYRFQGYAFLIRRDLFLALGGFDAQFGRGYYEDTDFGRRLARQGWRMGVHPGASIYHKGGASFGRGWSYFVLMKRNRAMYFSRYPEIYQNILVVSGEYTLADLPAQWSDALEHVLRQGGGVHWLTPLPLPQLLCYPMRNGPASFSVIVKQLMRGWWRRDKRVSAVWILPGVPSGLRMLMMFFVRLRRLELREWQTDQLGFAPSTAESRPDLPAGPVSRQDNKGNIE, encoded by the coding sequence ATGAGCGAATCGATTGCCGTATCGATCGATGTCGTCATCCCGGTTTATAACGCGCCGGAATTGACCAAGCGCTGCATTGATTCCGTCGTGACACATCTTGGCCGGTCGATCGGGACTCTTTTCATTCAGGATGATGCGTCAAACACTGAAACGCGCGAAATGCTCGATGGTTTGTCTTATCAGCAACTCCACGTTCATCATGCACCCGAAAATCAGGGATATGGCCGATCCGTTAACGCAGCGGTTGCCCGCTCGCGCGCCGACTTGGTGCTGGTACTGAATTCGGATACCGAGGTTCGTGAGAATTTTTTACCGCTATTGTGCATGGCTTTTGCAGCCGATCCGAAGCTAGCGGTAATCAATCCCGTGTTTGATAATTTCTTTCGCTATAAAGTCGAGCGTTACCAGCGGCAGGCGGGTGGCTACATTACAACTTATCGCTTTCAAGGATATGCTTTTTTGATCCGGCGTGATCTTTTTCTGGCGCTGGGCGGATTTGATGCGCAATTTGGCCGCGGCTATTATGAGGATACTGATTTCGGACGTAGATTGGCCCGGCAAGGATGGCGCATGGGTGTACATCCGGGTGCGTCTATTTATCATAAAGGTGGCGCTTCGTTCGGTCGCGGCTGGTCGTATTTTGTATTGATGAAACGTAACCGTGCCATGTATTTTTCCCGTTATCCTGAGATATACCAAAATATCCTTGTGGTTTCAGGAGAATACACACTGGCCGACTTACCGGCTCAATGGTCTGATGCGCTGGAACATGTGTTACGGCAGGGTGGTGGGGTTCACTGGCTGACGCCTTTACCGTTGCCGCAGTTACTTTGCTATCCCATGCGTAATGGTCCGGCAAGTTTTAGCGTGATCGTCAAACAGTTAATGCGAGGCTGGTGGCGGAGGGATAAGCGTGTTTCTGCCGTATGGATTTTGCCGGGTGTGCCCTCGGGGTTACGAATGCTAATGATGTTTTTTGTTCGTTTACGCCGTTTGGAACTGCGCGAGTGGCAAACGGATCAGCTTGGATTTGCGCCATCGACGGCGGAATCCCGGCCGGATTTACCGGCCGGGCCGGTTTCCAGGCAGGATAACAAGGGAAATATTGAATAA
- a CDS encoding FkbM family methyltransferase: MLAKELFNELVVAAYRLKGGYTDIQVRDQRILISVDHLRTLQRAKTYSIKEPDTLDWLDSFEPCSCYFDIGANIGQYSLYPAKKYGDKVQVYAFEPQSNNYYVLNKNIFFNHLEKNILSYCVAISGQTEFSKLYIPKFIPGGNRSQFGREDIENMKISATHVQGMFGVTLDDLCGKWGFPYPNYIKIDVDGIEISILKGAASVLAHPSLRSVIVELGTEEEQNQAIALMKQAGLGIKQRSTRNWGEAYLIFGRI, from the coding sequence ATGCTGGCAAAAGAGCTATTCAATGAACTGGTTGTGGCAGCATACAGACTGAAAGGTGGGTATACGGATATACAGGTCAGAGATCAGCGCATTTTAATTTCGGTCGATCACTTACGCACGCTGCAACGCGCAAAAACCTATTCGATCAAAGAACCGGATACGTTGGATTGGCTGGACAGCTTTGAGCCCTGCTCATGCTATTTCGATATCGGCGCGAATATCGGACAGTATTCGTTGTATCCTGCCAAAAAATATGGCGACAAAGTCCAGGTTTATGCATTTGAGCCGCAAAGTAACAATTACTATGTGCTTAATAAGAATATTTTTTTTAATCACCTGGAAAAAAATATTTTGTCCTACTGTGTCGCTATATCGGGGCAAACCGAATTCTCCAAATTGTATATACCCAAATTTATTCCCGGTGGGAATCGCTCGCAATTCGGCAGGGAAGATATTGAGAATATGAAGATATCGGCAACACATGTTCAAGGTATGTTCGGTGTGACACTGGATGATTTGTGCGGTAAGTGGGGCTTCCCTTATCCGAATTACATCAAGATTGACGTGGATGGAATAGAAATTTCCATCCTCAAAGGTGCTGCATCAGTATTGGCACATCCGTCGTTACGCTCTGTCATCGTCGAATTGGGTACCGAAGAAGAACAGAATCAAGCAATTGCATTAATGAAACAGGCCGGCCTCGGAATCAAGCAGCGATCAACCAGAAACTGGGGCGAAGCCTATCTGATTTTTGGCAGGATATAG
- a CDS encoding 3-deoxy-manno-octulosonate cytidylyltransferase, which produces MKTIAVIPARMGSSRFPGKPIAKILGRPMIEHIYKRVAMSKSLDATYIATCDEEIRQVAEGFGAQVIMTSDIHERASDRVAEAVVYLDADLIVMVQGDEPMTHPDMIDTAVAPFKDDPKLGCVNLVRKIDHEADYLDANTIKVVMNQHNDALYMSRRPIPTMAKTGFANTAAYKQVCIIPFRRSTLYQYTHLTPTPLEQLESIDMLRLLEHGMQVKMVPTEFNTQAVDTPEDLARVEKLMASDPLLSRY; this is translated from the coding sequence ATGAAAACAATCGCTGTCATACCGGCCCGCATGGGGTCATCGCGTTTCCCGGGCAAGCCCATCGCAAAAATTCTCGGACGCCCGATGATCGAACATATTTATAAACGCGTGGCCATGAGCAAATCACTCGACGCCACCTACATCGCCACCTGCGACGAGGAAATCCGCCAAGTCGCGGAAGGTTTCGGCGCGCAAGTCATCATGACATCCGATATACACGAACGCGCCAGCGATCGCGTCGCAGAAGCGGTTGTCTACCTCGATGCCGATCTGATCGTCATGGTGCAAGGCGATGAACCGATGACGCATCCCGATATGATCGATACCGCCGTAGCGCCTTTTAAAGATGATCCGAAACTGGGCTGCGTCAACCTGGTACGCAAAATTGACCATGAAGCCGATTACCTCGACGCCAATACCATCAAGGTCGTCATGAATCAGCACAACGATGCGCTTTATATGTCGCGCCGCCCGATTCCGACAATGGCCAAAACCGGTTTCGCCAATACCGCCGCTTACAAGCAAGTCTGCATCATTCCTTTTCGCCGCAGCACCTTGTATCAATATACACATTTGACACCGACACCGCTGGAACAACTGGAGTCCATCGACATGCTGCGTCTGCTCGAGCACGGCATGCAAGTTAAAATGGTGCCTACCGAATTCAATACCCAGGCGGTGGATACTCCGGAAGATCTGGCGCGCGTCGAAAAACTGATGGCATCCGACCCATTACTCTCGCGCTACTAG
- a CDS encoding 2,4-dihydroxyhept-2-ene-1,7-dioic acid aldolase translates to MSLKAKLSRSELTIGSWVTLGHPSIAEIMASAGFDWLVLDMEHSVLELGEVQAIIQVLDAKQCPAIVRLTSNHPDQIKRVMDAGATGVMVPMIKSAADAEAAVASVYYPPRGQRGVGLARAQGYGASFQAYRQWLEENAVIVVMIEHVDAVQAIDQILAVPGIDAYIIGPYDLSGSMGRPGDLNHPDVQAAVAHVLEAGRRAGKPGGIHVIEPDPQALQQRIQAGFNFLGYALDIRILDSICRTHLHSIRATLKTS, encoded by the coding sequence ATGTCATTAAAAGCTAAATTAAGCCGATCCGAATTGACCATCGGCTCCTGGGTCACGCTGGGACATCCGTCGATTGCCGAAATCATGGCATCGGCCGGATTCGACTGGCTGGTGCTGGATATGGAGCACAGCGTGCTGGAACTCGGCGAAGTGCAAGCCATCATCCAGGTATTGGATGCCAAGCAATGTCCGGCCATCGTGCGCCTGACGTCGAACCACCCCGATCAGATCAAACGCGTCATGGACGCCGGTGCCACCGGTGTCATGGTGCCGATGATCAAATCCGCCGCCGATGCCGAAGCGGCTGTAGCAAGCGTGTACTACCCGCCGCGCGGACAACGTGGTGTCGGCCTGGCGCGTGCGCAAGGTTACGGCGCGAGCTTTCAAGCCTACCGCCAGTGGCTGGAGGAAAATGCCGTGATCGTCGTTATGATCGAGCATGTCGATGCCGTTCAGGCGATCGATCAGATTCTCGCCGTTCCCGGTATCGATGCGTATATCATCGGCCCCTACGATTTATCCGGTTCGATGGGCCGTCCCGGCGATCTCAATCACCCGGATGTGCAAGCGGCCGTCGCGCATGTGCTGGAAGCGGGCCGCCGTGCGGGTAAACCGGGCGGCATCCATGTCATCGAACCCGATCCGCAGGCATTGCAGCAACGCATTCAAGCCGGTTTTAATTTCCTCGGTTACGCACTGGATATCCGCATCCTGGATTCGATCTGCCGCACGCATTTACACAGCATCCGCGCAACATTAAAAACGTCATGA
- a CDS encoding phosphoglycerate dehydrogenase, translating to MNSLIISTSSFDTGNNPAIQRLLQQGFQVVTNPHKRKLTEGEIIELLAHGATGLIAGIEPLTERVFQSAPNLKVISRCGAGLDSVDLAAAKHHGITVLNTPEAPAQAVAELTLGLMLTLLRQINPIDRAVRNGEWPRTQGRLLAAQTVGTIGLGYIGRRVARLCQAFEATVIAHDPFATQLPDGVTLMPLQQLLVSADIITLHTPYSADTHHMLNAQAFAAMKPEAIVINAARGGLVDENALLAALQSGKISAALDVFEQEPYHGPLIESGNVILTSHVGSLARESRQRMELEAAENLLQGLIKAGLVNNG from the coding sequence ATGAACTCATTGATCATTTCCACCTCGTCGTTCGATACCGGCAACAATCCAGCCATTCAGCGCTTGTTGCAACAAGGTTTTCAGGTCGTCACCAATCCGCACAAACGCAAGCTCACCGAAGGCGAGATCATCGAATTATTGGCTCATGGTGCGACCGGACTGATCGCCGGTATCGAACCGTTGACCGAACGAGTGTTTCAATCCGCGCCGAATCTGAAAGTCATTTCGCGCTGCGGCGCCGGATTGGATAGCGTCGATCTGGCCGCGGCAAAGCATCACGGCATCACGGTGTTGAACACGCCGGAAGCGCCCGCGCAGGCGGTGGCCGAGCTGACCTTGGGATTGATGCTGACGTTATTGCGGCAAATCAACCCGATCGACCGGGCGGTGCGCAATGGCGAATGGCCGCGCACGCAAGGCCGCCTGCTGGCGGCGCAAACCGTCGGTACCATCGGCTTGGGATATATCGGCCGACGCGTCGCGCGCTTATGCCAGGCGTTTGAAGCCACGGTAATCGCGCACGATCCGTTCGCAACCCAACTACCGGACGGTGTCACGTTAATGCCACTGCAACAATTGCTGGTCAGTGCCGACATCATCACGCTGCACACGCCCTATAGCGCGGATACGCACCATATGCTGAATGCGCAGGCATTCGCGGCGATGAAACCCGAAGCCATCGTCATCAACGCCGCGCGCGGCGGATTGGTCGACGAAAACGCGCTGCTGGCGGCATTGCAATCCGGCAAGATCAGCGCCGCGTTGGATGTGTTTGAGCAGGAACCGTATCACGGCCCGCTCATTGAAAGCGGCAACGTCATTCTGACCTCGCACGTCGGCTCCCTGGCCCGCGAGTCGCGCCAGCGCATGGAACTCGAAGCGGCGGAAAATCTGCTGCAAGGTTTGATCAAAGCAGGTCTCGTCAATAACGGATAG
- a CDS encoding NAD(P)-dependent oxidoreductase: protein MVNEQVVVFGASGFLGSHVADALSAAGYRVRLFDRSPSPYLKSNQEMIIGDIMNLDQVVEAAKGTSIVYNFAAIADIDEANDKPIPTATINVLGNMHALEAARIAGARRFVFASSIYVYSESGSFYRASKQAAERFTETYHERYGLDYSILRYGSLYGRRADKRNGIYRMLHEAVAHHSITYKGSGDAMREYIHVEDAARMSVQILAPEFANRHMILTGQERLRIKDVMTMISEILPWPVELHFDEANAVHHYEITPYAFQPRVGRKLVLNEHVDLGQGILDCLREIHQDLHHGDENDDATPSISDNRA, encoded by the coding sequence ATGGTGAATGAACAGGTTGTGGTATTCGGCGCCAGCGGTTTTTTGGGCAGCCATGTCGCGGACGCATTATCGGCCGCAGGCTACCGGGTGCGGCTGTTTGACCGCAGCCCATCGCCGTATCTGAAAAGCAACCAGGAAATGATCATCGGCGACATCATGAATCTCGACCAAGTGGTCGAGGCCGCCAAAGGAACTTCCATTGTGTACAACTTCGCCGCGATCGCCGACATCGACGAAGCCAACGACAAACCGATCCCGACCGCCACCATCAACGTGCTGGGCAACATGCATGCATTGGAAGCCGCGCGTATCGCCGGGGCGCGCCGTTTTGTGTTCGCCAGCAGCATTTATGTCTATTCCGAATCCGGTTCTTTTTATCGCGCCAGTAAGCAGGCGGCGGAACGTTTCACCGAAACCTACCACGAGCGCTATGGCCTGGATTACAGTATTCTACGTTACGGTTCGCTGTACGGACGGCGCGCCGACAAGCGCAACGGTATCTACCGCATGCTGCACGAAGCGGTCGCGCATCATTCCATCACCTACAAAGGCAGCGGTGATGCCATGCGCGAATATATCCACGTGGAAGATGCGGCACGCATGAGCGTGCAAATACTGGCGCCCGAATTCGCCAACCGGCACATGATTCTGACCGGCCAGGAAAGATTGCGCATCAAGGATGTCATGACGATGATCTCGGAAATCCTGCCGTGGCCGGTGGAATTGCATTTCGACGAAGCCAACGCGGTGCATCACTATGAAATTACGCCGTATGCGTTTCAACCGCGCGTTGGCCGCAAACTGGTGCTGAACGAGCATGTCGATCTGGGGCAAGGCATCCTCGACTGTTTGCGCGAAATTCATCAGGACTTGCACCATGGCGACGAGAACGACGACGCCACGCCGTCCATATCGGACAATCGCGCCTAG
- a CDS encoding HAD family hydrolase → MNKFNWQAIIFDFDGVVVESGTIKTQAFAELYRPYGEDIVVQVVQFHTKNGGMSRYRKFRHFQEHFLHQPPLTEAEERQLDIRFSELVVEAVIAADPVPGAIELIRQQSGKIPLFVASGTPEVELKVIVERRGLAPYFTAVRGAPALKKTIIAEILATHNLQPETVLMIGDAMADLEGAQANNTAFLGRVFPGDPNPFSAHIKTVPDLRSLVQ, encoded by the coding sequence ATGAACAAATTTAACTGGCAGGCGATCATTTTCGATTTCGATGGTGTCGTGGTCGAATCCGGCACAATCAAAACGCAAGCGTTCGCGGAATTGTACCGCCCGTACGGCGAGGACATCGTTGTACAAGTGGTACAATTCCACACGAAAAACGGCGGTATGTCGCGCTACCGTAAATTCCGCCACTTTCAGGAGCATTTTCTGCACCAACCACCGCTGACCGAAGCGGAAGAACGGCAACTCGACATCCGTTTCTCCGAACTGGTCGTCGAAGCCGTGATCGCCGCCGACCCCGTGCCCGGTGCAATCGAACTGATCCGCCAGCAATCCGGCAAAATCCCACTGTTCGTCGCCTCCGGCACACCGGAAGTCGAGCTCAAAGTCATCGTCGAACGCCGTGGCCTCGCACCTTATTTCACCGCTGTGCGCGGCGCACCGGCGCTGAAAAAAACCATCATCGCGGAAATCCTCGCGACACACAACTTACAACCCGAAACGGTGCTGATGATCGGCGACGCGATGGCCGATTTGGAAGGCGCGCAAGCCAACAACACCGCTTTCCTCGGGCGCGTCTTCCCTGGCGACCCGAATCCGTTCTCGGCGCACATCAAGACCGTGCCGGACTTGCGCAGCTTGGTGCAATAA
- the pgl gene encoding 6-phosphogluconolactonase, with protein sequence MIQRHVYPDIESLSQGFADFAAAALRDTLSRKPQATLVVPGGNTPRHYLPALAKCMLPWERITVTLSDERWVDVNDTQSNEHLVKQHLIDHLPANARFVGLKTHHNNPFEAIETIHQRLDKLPMPLSLTVLGLGEDGHIASLFPGMNPDLADTHHCIAIAPPVAPSLRVSLSLKLLAESEQIVLVVTGEKKRKLLDQLIKNLDPKLPITWLLQRTRSSVTVLETDAQ encoded by the coding sequence ATGATACAAAGGCACGTCTACCCGGATATCGAATCGCTAAGCCAAGGCTTCGCTGATTTTGCCGCTGCCGCACTGCGCGACACCCTAAGCCGGAAACCCCAAGCCACCTTGGTCGTTCCCGGCGGCAACACCCCGCGCCATTACCTGCCCGCATTGGCAAAATGTATGCTGCCTTGGGAACGTATCACTGTCACGTTGTCCGATGAACGCTGGGTCGATGTCAATGACACACAATCGAACGAACACCTGGTCAAGCAGCATCTGATAGATCACTTGCCCGCAAACGCACGCTTCGTCGGACTCAAAACCCATCACAACAATCCTTTTGAAGCCATCGAAACAATCCACCAGCGCCTCGACAAGCTGCCGATGCCATTGAGTTTGACGGTATTAGGATTGGGCGAAGACGGCCACATTGCCTCGCTGTTTCCCGGCATGAATCCTGATTTAGCTGATACCCATCACTGCATTGCGATCGCACCGCCGGTTGCGCCATCGTTGCGGGTCAGTCTTTCGTTGAAACTGCTGGCGGAAAGCGAGCAGATTGTACTGGTGGTGACGGGAGAAAAAAAACGCAAACTATTGGATCAATTGATTAAGAATCTAGATCCAAAGCTTCCAATTACTTGGTTATTGCAACGTACTCGATCGTCGGTTACGGTTCTTGAAACAGACGCACAGTAA
- a CDS encoding type II toxin-antitoxin system RelE/ParE family toxin codes for MSDCYNLLIRPQVKKKLQSLPRTDRFRIAEKLEQLGRNPNDSSLDIKKLEGEPYLRLRVGNWRIIFERHDVVRIITIEKIKPRGDAYK; via the coding sequence ATGTCTGATTGTTATAATTTATTGATCCGGCCGCAAGTCAAGAAGAAATTGCAAAGCTTGCCGAGAACGGATCGATTCAGGATTGCTGAGAAACTGGAACAGCTAGGCCGGAATCCCAATGATAGTTCGCTTGATATCAAGAAACTGGAAGGTGAGCCTTATTTACGGCTAAGAGTTGGTAACTGGCGCATTATTTTTGAACGGCATGATGTCGTTAGAATTATTACGATTGAGAAAATCAAACCGCGTGGAGATGCTTACAAATGA
- a CDS encoding helix-turn-helix domain-containing protein produces the protein MTLQKIKSIQGKDEYVLLPIAVYRVLKDQIEKELAACEANQSDEQAYEPFVLEDYVDNPVALARIKAGITQEQLAQRLGVSQAYVSQIERRNNVTSKMLERVHTAIHEAI, from the coding sequence ATGACACTGCAAAAAATCAAATCCATACAAGGCAAAGATGAATATGTTTTGTTGCCAATAGCGGTTTATCGCGTTCTGAAAGATCAGATCGAAAAAGAATTGGCGGCTTGTGAAGCAAATCAGAGTGACGAACAAGCCTATGAACCGTTTGTGCTTGAGGATTATGTTGATAATCCCGTCGCGTTAGCGCGAATCAAGGCAGGCATTACCCAGGAACAACTGGCACAGCGTCTTGGTGTCAGTCAAGCCTATGTTAGTCAAATCGAGCGTCGCAACAATGTAACCAGTAAAATGCTTGAACGGGTACATACGGCTATTCATGAAGCTATATAA
- a CDS encoding type II toxin-antitoxin system MqsA family antitoxin, whose translation MRLKKQLLTDKELEAWENSRDLGAELLESVRQMKAGKGRVVMSPLISARKKSGLSEVEFAKLFGVSVRTLRDWEQHRRNPNGAAKTLIAILERHPDVLKETTLI comes from the coding sequence ATGAGATTAAAGAAGCAACTGCTAACCGATAAGGAATTGGAAGCCTGGGAAAACAGCCGGGACTTAGGTGCTGAATTACTGGAATCTGTCCGTCAAATGAAAGCAGGGAAGGGGCGCGTCGTCATGTCACCTCTCATATCGGCACGAAAAAAATCAGGACTTTCCGAAGTAGAATTTGCCAAATTGTTTGGAGTGTCAGTTCGCACCTTGCGCGATTGGGAGCAACACCGCCGTAACCCCAACGGAGCAGCAAAAACACTGATTGCTATTCTTGAGCGCCATCCCGATGTACTGAAGGAAACTACACTTATATAA
- a CDS encoding BrnA antitoxin family protein: MNKKTILPASDDLDEAPIWTDDDFKQAVHRAGLKPLPQKKQKINITLDPDIVAWFKQQAGGRGYQTLINATLREAMQKKTIEETIRQVIREELRTS; this comes from the coding sequence ATGAACAAAAAAACTATTTTGCCAGCCTCTGATGATTTGGATGAAGCGCCCATTTGGACAGACGATGATTTTAAACAGGCAGTGCATCGAGCCGGATTGAAACCATTGCCGCAAAAGAAGCAGAAAATCAATATCACGCTTGATCCGGATATCGTGGCTTGGTTCAAGCAGCAAGCCGGAGGGCGAGGGTATCAAACGCTTATTAATGCTACTTTACGGGAAGCTATGCAGAAAAAGACTATCGAGGAAACGATCCGGCAAGTGATCCGGGAAGAATTGCGAACTTCTTGA
- a CDS encoding BrnT family toxin, whose protein sequence is MIFTWNETKCKTNLKKHGLDFADAEAVFAGYTLTRPDTRFAYTENRFSTIGLLGVDVVVIAHTETADEIHIISMRKAERHEQKNYFASL, encoded by the coding sequence ATGATCTTTACGTGGAATGAAACGAAATGCAAAACCAATCTGAAAAAACACGGTTTGGATTTTGCCGATGCTGAAGCGGTTTTTGCAGGCTACACGCTAACCAGACCGGATACGCGCTTTGCTTATACAGAAAACCGTTTTTCCACGATAGGTTTGCTCGGGGTTGACGTAGTGGTTATTGCACACACTGAAACTGCCGATGAAATTCATATTATTTCCATGCGAAAAGCTGAACGCCATGAACAAAAAAACTATTTTGCCAGCCTCTGA
- a CDS encoding helix-turn-helix domain-containing protein, translating to MQNSLLTTKQAAQILGVSTAFLERDRWAGARVPFIKVGSRAVRYRHSDLLAYIESCTHYSTSQY from the coding sequence ATGCAAAACTCTTTACTCACTACTAAACAAGCGGCACAAATCTTAGGTGTCAGCACCGCATTCCTGGAACGAGACCGCTGGGCCGGGGCGCGGGTGCCATTCATCAAAGTAGGCTCACGGGCAGTTCGCTATCGCCATAGCGATCTGCTCGCTTATATTGAATCATGCACGCATTATTCAACCAGCCAGTACTGA